A region of the Gadus morhua chromosome 1, gadMor3.0, whole genome shotgun sequence genome:
CGTacaggggtggggtggtgggggggggggggggggggggaggaagaggtgtCGGACAGGAGATGCCGAGACATGGCAGATAGGAGATGACgaaggagcgggagggagggagacctgAGAAAGAAGGGGGCTGGCGGGGGACGTGTCAGGCTGGCTTCAGCCTGGCTTGTTTTCTGCTTCCTCTAACATCTGCCACTGAACTCCCACTCATCCTCACTCCCTAGCTGCACtcccctcgtcttcctcctcccttcctcgctCCCTCAGCCTCCCGGTTCCCACGTACACCTTTCCCCTTCCCTCCTGGCTCGTTAGTGGTCTCGTTAGTGGTCTCGTTAGTGGTCCTCACTCACTGGTGTTGATATCATTTTTAGGCAACTGCAGACAATTCAGAATGAATTGtgaattgtgtttatttttgcttaACTTATTGCAACCTGGTTCGTTTCATCGACATCAAGGCAGCCTTTTGCAATGAGATACTTTTCAGGTGTGTTCCAGTAAGCTGCTCATATGAATGATAGATATTTTACGTGCATGTTGTTACAGTATACATACAactttaacaaaataaatactatCCTGGAATTCCCCCTTGTGGATTTACATGATTCCTTTATCCAAGATTCATAGAGACGTGCAGATCCCGAAAGTCTTTAGTCCCACAAGTGGTTCTGCTGTTCATTTATGTTCTGGCATTACATTATACATGTTAGGACCAACCAAATGAAGCCAAACATATCGTTATTGTGGTGGACAGATGGTGTGATTTACCATGGATCACAACAAAGTGTGGCTGCCTGGCGTTTTGGTAAGAACTCTGGGCTTCTGCTCTTCATTTGGAATATCACACTGCCAACCATGAAATCCCCTGGCAAGCTACAGAAGGTAGACGAGAACTCAAAGGAAAacagcatgtgtgcgtgtgggcatgtgtgtttgtttgtgtgtgtctgggatctCCCTGGCTCAACAGCCTGAGCGGTATTTGCTTCCTCCGGGTTTGAGTTCATTATTTCTGCCTTTGTGTGTTGCTTTGTCTTCAGTGTCTGTGGATCCACTTATATTTATGGTTCTTCATAAGAATGAGCAAAAACACGATTACAAGGATTCCAAGATTATGTAGGACGTTAGAAATAGAAATAAATGAACAATCCCCCCGTTTGGCATATTGAGGTGGTTCATTCACATGGAAAACGCATCAATATCTCTGCAGAACGAGGATTTGGACTCAATGAAAGAGGGCTTCATTCATCGAAAAATGCAGGTCATTGTGTTGAGATAACTCAGAACACGCCGTATAACAACGACAACAGGTGACTATCGTATGAAGACATCATACGACTACATCATACGACATTATACGACTACACATACGACATCATATGACTATGTATCATACGATATCATAAGACTACACCTCAAACGTCATCCTATCGCCACATAATACGATATCATATGACATCATACGGCGACATCTTACGATATCATACGACTACACCTCATACGACATCACCTTACCACACATCATACCACGCTGCACGGCTACACGTCATGCGACGGGATCCCACGCCAGACGCGGCCTCCTCTTGCCCCCCTAAAcggtgtctgtctgcctccgtGTCTCCCTGCAGATCCCAGTGAGACAGTGGCGCTTCCCAGGGTGcatgagcgcgtgtgtgtgagcgcgtgtgtgtgacagcaaGCGAGCGCCAGCGCTCCCACATGGCCTCCATGCAGGACGGGCTGAACTTCACGGCTCCTCCCTACGGCAAGGTCCTGCTGCTGGGTGCTATCGCTGCTGCCTCGGCCTTCCTGGTCACCATCCTCATCGTGGTGCTCTGCGTGGGCTGCCAGAGGTGAGGGCcccccacacgtacacacatgcacacgcacacacgtactcacatgcacacgcacacacaaacctgaaCCGATACATGAATGATCAGGTAGGGTGCTGCTCATTGGTGACATCGATAGATATGTTCATAaacgtcgctttggataaaggtttATAAAATACGAAATGGGAAATATTTACAAATGCAAAAGTGTGCttgtatgcgcacacacaaacccacacagacaaacacatctaGTACCGATATTGTTTGAGTTAATAAAGCAGCCATGTAGtagacacacgcaagcacaaataacaaacacacatgacccTGTTCATAGACACATGGATTGGATGCACACGCATCCATAGAGTAGCCAAGTGGTGTTTCAAATGCTGAACCTATGGCACTCACTTACACAGGTCTGATCCCTACAATACTTAGAGTTTCTGAGCCTCTCACTGTTTCCTCTTCAGGAAGGGGAAGACACACAATGTTTCTGGAGAGGGTGGAAAGCACCGCCTCATGGACATGGTATGTAGAGTGCTTCACCGTGTCACTGCCATGTTTACCTTTGTGTCCCAACAGTGATGTGAACATGAGGCTGAGGGTGTATGGAGAGAGCAcctcatatgtgtgtgtgtgtgtgtgtgtgtgtgtgtgtgtgtgtgtgtgtgtgtgtgtgtgtgtgtgtgtgtgtgtgtgtgtgtgagtgtgtgtgtgtgtgtgtgagtgtgtgtgcgtgtgcgtgtgcgtgtgcgtgtgcgtgtgcgtgggggtgtgtgtgtatgtgtgtgtgcattgtttcccccagcactgtatggttaaggtgACTGCCATAAGAACAATAGGGCCctgccttgactaccaatgtatcaTTTTTTCTAtaataatgcataataataaagataaataatgtaaCGTTAATACtattcacaacaatggtcgtgccataaagctttttgaacgGAATTGAAATGGAGacacaaccccccacccccaagtgtgcctgtgagtgtgtgtgtgtgtgtatttaacttggctttgtgtgtgtggtctgtcaGGGCATACTCAAGCAGTCCAAGTTGCGGTCCATCAGTAAGTCGGACACTGAGATGAGCAAGATGAACTGCAATGGGAAAAGTGAGTGCATTtcattttactcaagtacatatCTTAGTTTTCTTCAGCTAGGGAGTTTCACAGTCCAATGGCGGTAACATAGGTTGCATTTCCAATTCAGTCTTTAATGAAGCAAAATCATTCTTCCGTGGAGTAGATAAAACAATATTTTGCAAAACATCATAGTTTAAATAATAAAGCATTCCTTATATCTAAATTTGGATAATAGTTACTCCTTTGACTTCAGTGTTATCAGATGTCACTTCCTTTCCATAAACCCTTAACTTGCATCAACAGAAACCTAGGAGACTATCATAATGCTAAGTTATTATTAGAATGGAATTTAAAATATTTGATACAAGATTTTTCCTCGAGAACGTTAAATCGTCAATATTTTAACACAGGCCTAAAAGTGAATCTTAACCATATCCTAACCATCACCCTAACCGTGGTTCTCATCATGCTGCTGACCAAAGTTCCAACCCTTCTAacgcaggggtcagcaaccttttcaacatgcagtaccagtttgacattttctcgttacaGAGTGTGCCTTACgcaacaatatatataatattaggctgaattatgacacagtgaccaaaaacatttccagtaGACCTGAAATTGTACCATATCCATATAgaccacaatcatgcatcaacattaaaaaaaaagatgtggttgttatatttgcaacatgggcttacaaattataattacatatgtcccatcttaaaactcAGTTTTCAggaactcattcaaaaacatatttgcactgtgtgcaatgtaaaaaacaagaatacatgagaatgttggaaccatccacatcaatatctttaagacatgtacagctttgcaaaaaccatgtgaaggcgatgcatacaggccttttgcaacaatattttaaatattttcgtctctattactcacaacataggcTTAAAAACTAtgaattgatcccatttcagaacaatgctttctgtaactaatttaaacatatttgaacAAGggggaaatgcccaaaacagaataaagtacaaaaataaatcggTAGTAATTACTATGCTGCCGCTTTGTGCTGTGAAatcttttaataataaaaaaaaaaaatatatataggcctatataaatatatatatatatttttaagcgtgccaatgattatgctgccccgtgccagGCGTGCTAGGCAagcgtgcctagggttgccgacccctgctctAACGTTAGCTCTTAGCATAGCTCTAATGCTATAACCGGGGCTCTAACGGTAGCTCTTAGCATAGCTCTAATGCTATAACTGTGGCTCTAATGGTAGCTCTTAGCATAGCTCTAATGCTATAACCGTGGCTTTAACGGTAGCTTTTAGCATAGCTCTAATGCTATAACCGGGGCTCTAACGGTGGCCCTTACGTAGCTCTGATGCTATAACTAGGGCTCTAACGGTGGCTCTAATCAATGAGCTAAACGGGGAGCTCTAACAGTGGCTCTAATGACGGCTCTTATGGTGGCTCTAATCATGGCTCTAAGGGTCTTGCCATGGCGCTAACTGTGGCTCTTCAAACCTCTAAATGTGGCTCTAACTCTGGGTCTAACTAAGGTGCAATCTGTTACTCTAATCATAGCTCTAACAGGGATTCTAATGCTCTAACAATGGCTACTGCTCTAACCAGGCCTCTAATTCTCTAACCCTGGCTGTAACCGTGGTACTAACACTGTAACCATGGTACTAACATTGTAACCATGGCTGTTAACGTAGTACTAACACTGTAACCATGGCTGTTAACGTAGTACTAATACTGTAACCATGGCTCTAACACTGTAACCGTGGCTGTTTTGGTGATACTAACCCTCTAACCCTGGCTGTAACCATGGCTCCAACACTGTAACCCTGGCTGTAACCATGGCTCTAACACTGTAACCCCGGCTGTAACCATGGCTCTAACACTGTTTTGGTGATACTAACCCTCTAACCCCGGCTGTAACCATGGCTCTAACACTGTAACCCTGGCTGTAACCATGGCTCTAACACTGTAACCCCGGCTGTAACCATGGCTCCAACACTGTAACCCTGGCTGTAACCATGGCTCTAACACTGTAACCCTGGCTGTTACCATGGCTCTAACACTGTTTTGGTGATACTAACCCTCTAAACCTGGCTGTAACCATGGCTCTAACACTGTAACCCTGGCTGTAACCATGGCTCTAACACTGTAACCCTGGCTGTAACCATGGCTCCAACACTGTAACCCTGGCTGTAACCATGGCTCCAACACTGTAACCCTGGCTGTAACCATGGCTCCAACACTGTAACCCTGGCTGTAACCATGGCTCTAACACTGTTTCGGTGGTACTAACCCTCTAACGCGGTCCTCCAGGCAGGCAGCTCCCTCAGATGACCTCAGGCACCGGGGAGGACGGTGAGCACACCTACTCCGAGGTGGGCCAGCGCTCCTCCGCCGCGCGCGCCGACGACGCTCTGTACGCCATGGTGGGCCGGGCGGGGCAGACGGACACCCCGGCCCCGCCCGCCGTGCCCGCCAACACGCCGGCGCCCCCCGACCCGGACGCAGAGGCGGTGGAGGTGCTGCCGGAGCCGGAGGGGGCGGTCATGACCCCGCCCCACCCCCAGGAGGCGGCGGAGTACGCCTGCGTCCGCAAGCTGAGGAAGGCGGAGAAGGCCCCGCAGAAGAGGGACAGCGGCACGGACATGGGCGAGGCCCCGGCCGCGCCCACCCGCCACGCCCCGCCCTCGCACcccgccccgccgccgccgcacccCCACAGCACCAAGCTGCCCCGCAGGAACGTGGAGGCCTTCCACCTGCCCACGTTCCCcaaggtgggtgaggagggggcggTGGGCGTGTGGCCGCGGGCCCGTGGCTCCTGGCTTCATGGTGTCGCGGGCCGCTGGTTTCCTAGGATGTCGTCGTCAAAGATCTTTAGTGAACATAAAGAGGCCGGGAGCTGGAGGTTATAGGGGGAAGGTACAAACCCGGGGGAAACCATGGTTTCTTAGAAGTAACTACGGTATTAAAATCAATCATTCAATATAACCgaaagcggtgattaacggggtccgagcaaaatttaaagtcaagaacacactaatgaaagatgtataaataaatgatgtaaggaaagatgttgatgaagatgttccacttgatgcaatactgtgcctcggctttcaggtgagctgcaaagcaatgggcgaatgtcatgttcagcttgttcatattAATGCTATAatcgggattcaaactctcaacttAAAGATCCCCTGGCATTATACTACTGGCATTATACTATTGAAACACTGATAAACCGggcgtttggcttttctatgaaattgtgggaaaagtaaacatttttagaggagaagaccagggtgaaaaagatgcgtctgattctagagattaatattctggaAGAATGTTGAGTCCAGCTCAATccggtgaggagaaataagcctaattcatgattttttacaatagccaCCTTTGgatgcagtaccacaaatttgggtttatgggtagagggggttattggtaaccgtacctgaaaatttcaagagttttcgacttacggtataggctgtagtatgacttttacagaatttgagaaaaaaacgttacagaaacaataggggttTCCCCCTAATAATGGGAAGGTATAAATGAAAGTAGGTATAAATGAAAGTAAAATTCTGGGAAAGTGACgaaaaagagaaatgattaaATAAACTCAAATGCCGACTGAAAGATTATGGCCGCATTTGATCGACAGGGCAGGAAGTCGTAAGGTATTATTTCTTTCCATTTTAAAGGATTATTATTGTAGTTGCAGTCATTATTCTGCCCATTGGAACTGGAATATAATTTTCTTGGAAGGAAATGTATAGGGAAGAATAGGATTTAATATGCCCACCAACTTTAATATCTCATACACACGGAAATGAAGGAGAATGGTATGTGATCTCATGATCTTGAAAATATATTATCTCATATCGTCTCTGCAAAATCTTTATTGCTGCATGTCCTGTCTTTGACAGGGACAACGTCACTAGCCTGCTTCTGTTCTGTTCGCCCTCCCTCTTGGTGCTACGGCATGATTTGAAAGTGAGCTACGTTGTCAAAGTACATGGGGTCAGATCTGATCATGCCACCGTCCTTTAGATGACACAGGCTTGTCTATCACAGTATTGAGCATGGGCAAATGTTCTTTATAGATCTAGTTTGAAAGAAATGGCTAAATGGTTGTCTTCAATGCACAACTACAACATGATCCACATGTTGCTCTATGATATGTTGGTTCCTGTCCTCCAAagcggggggtggggtgggggggggggggggggggggggtggcaccTTTTTGGCACCCCAATGTGTTGATCTGTTCAACATTTATTGGTCGTGAGGTGAAGGTGAGAAAGCAGCTTCACACACGGTCGCCATATGGCGGTGGCGGCGACAGAGTGTGCGCTGATAGCTTACatatgtgtggccctaatcctctggCGCAGCCTCCGAGGTAACAGTTGGACTCAATTTGTTTCCCCGTGTGAGGTCACGGGGGTCACAGCAGTGGCTCTGACCTGGGCGCACAACATGCACACTTACtggctgccgtgtgtgtgtgtgtgcgtgcgtgtatgtatgtgtgtgtgtgtgtgtgtgattgtgtgcgggtgggtgggtgtgtgtgtgtgcgcgtgtgcgtgggtgtgtgagtgggtgtcggtgtatgtgtgtctgtgtagtctGCTGGCAGGGCCGTTCGTTTCAGTTTGTTGTGGTTAAGTGGATGACGCAACTCATTGAAACAGACTCATGCAGCATATAGCACATGGTGCCTTATGGCCCCGCCCTCAAAGCTATGCAGCATTGATAAaaatgctcatacacacacctccAATACAGGCTGTTAGGAGGAGGCATTCGGAATTAGTTGAAAGATGGCGGGAACAAATGTGCAGATTCAGAGGATTTAAAACAGGGCTCTAATATAGTTGTATATTTTACAAGgttggtgtgggtgtatgtgtgtgataatTCTTTCATAATGCATACCATAGCATTGCCTGTCATGGTAATGTGTAGAATAGCATAAAGAAGCacagcatagcatagcatagcattaTAAAGTGTAGCATAGTATAGCTGATACTCGAATGCCTTGGCTACCTTTCTTAAAGACATGTTGTGATCCTTGCACCTGTCCACAGGAGGCCGTGTTTATGGGTAACGGGGAACAGTACATCTGGAAGCCACCGGAGGAAGAAGACCTCATTATGCTCCAGAATAAAAGCCTGGCCCAGCTCGGCCCTCACACTGTAGAGAACCTGCAGCCGTCTGCCGCCGCGgtgagcccacacacacacacacacacacacacacacacacacacacacacacacacacacacacacacacacacacacacacacacacacacactgatgcttCCTCATCAATGTGCAAACGTCTGATTTGCATACACATTCATCATGATGTTTTGGTTATTGTTGACGTCTGAGTAACGGCGTGTTGTCTGACGCCAGGTGGCGGAGATGTACTCTAAGGTTTGTAAAACGGGCAAGAAGAAGAGGGCGGGCCCCGGGTCCCCCCCGGCCAACCCGGGCTTCCGGACCCTCGGGCGCGgcgaccgggaccgggaccgggacggCGGCTTCAGCGTGGTGGTGAAGCCCCAGACGTGGGCCCCGCAGGAGGGCAaggcggcgggggcgggcggggggcacCCGGACGACCACTGCTACGAGTCCATCGGCACCGAGGAGCACGACCCGGCCTACGAGAACGTGGAGGCGGGCGGCGGCTGGAAGAGGGAGCGGCCCCCCAACACCTGCGCCACCCTGCGTCCCCGCCGCAAGAAGAGCCAGCAgccgctgcagcagcagcagcccccgccgcccccccccacccagcagaCTCCCAAGCTGCAGCACCTGCCCGCCAAGGCCCTGCTGCTGCCCGGGGAGAACCTGTACGAGAGCATCGGGGACCTGAAGCAGGGCTCCGCCaactccagcaccaccaccatcttcaCCTTCAACGACGGCATGGAGATGTACGTCACGGGGCTCTAAGGCTAAGCCCTGTgaccgtcgtcgtcgtccccccccccccaccggcccccccGTCCTCATGTGGAACCAGAGGAGCTGGGCTGACACAAGAAGGAGCCGAACGGTtgtgccgccccccccccctccccccctccgctcACGCTCACTCTCTCATACATGCTGTTTACATTGAATCATGGCATCACGCCTTTAGAGGCTAGAGGCCTTAGGGCAAATCATGTGGAAGGCGGTGGTGTGTTTTGACTGGGGCTGACGACCAGCGCGTCTCTTATCCAGCTGTACACAGCACCTTAAAAGGAATCCAAAGGTGGTGAATAATGAATGAGCACAAGATCATTACAGAGGAGTCTGTCAGTGATAGTAGCACTTCTTTATCATTGATTCATGTGCAAAGCACAAGTAGAAAGAAAGAATATTCTTCCTCAATTTGAGCGGGTAAAAATCTGGTCCTAGCAGGACCCCCATTCGGGGAGCGAGCACAATGCTGTGCAGAATCCTTTGGTAGCACTTAGTCTGTTCCGGGTCGTTGGTTAACATGTGAATTAAGAGGGGATTTAAATGATATAAAGGAATGAATTACTAATCAAAAATACTTGAATGCTCAGGGACCAAGAGTAGAAATTATGAGAGTATTATTATCACAAAAATTGCACACATTTTGCATTCCTTCGAAAAGCTTTGACTAATTTTGAGCATACTCACGTTTAGAAGCGATCCAGAAGCTTTCCCTCTGTCACGTTTTGTCTCATCCTTCACAGACTCACAGGGAGTCTCCACTGCCGTATGTAAATTAAGTGTTTTACTTTGTCGATACTGTCTCTGCACTTTGCCTGCTACGAGTTGCATGCTTAGAGAAAaccttgaaaaacaaaacaaaaaatcacgCCGTGTCATGTAATACCTAATATGAatggtttattttgttttgtttcg
Encoded here:
- the si:dkey-70p6.1 gene encoding uncharacterized protein si:dkey-70p6.1, whose protein sequence is MASMQDGLNFTAPPYGKVLLLGAIAAASAFLVTILIVVLCVGCQRKGKTHNVSGEGGKHRLMDMGILKQSKLRSISKSDTEMSKMNCNGKSRQLPQMTSGTGEDGEHTYSEVGQRSSAARADDALYAMVGRAGQTDTPAPPAVPANTPAPPDPDAEAVEVLPEPEGAVMTPPHPQEAAEYACVRKLRKAEKAPQKRDSGTDMGEAPAAPTRHAPPSHPAPPPPHPHSTKLPRRNVEAFHLPTFPKEAVFMGNGEQYIWKPPEEEDLIMLQNKSLAQLGPHTVENLQPSAAAVAEMYSKVCKTGKKKRAGPGSPPANPGFRTLGRGDRDRDRDGGFSVVVKPQTWAPQEGKAAGAGGGHPDDHCYESIGTEEHDPAYENVEAGGGWKRERPPNTCATLRPRRKKSQQPLQQQQPPPPPPTQQTPKLQHLPAKALLLPGENLYESIGDLKQGSANSSTTTIFTFNDGMEMYVTGL